In Chromatiales bacterium, the DNA window CGCTGAAGGAGGCCATATGAAAAAACCACGCATCAACTTCCTGGTGGACATCGCGGCCTTCGCCGCCTTCGTCTTCATGGCGGCCACCGGGGTGCTGCTGGTCTACACCCTGCCGCCGGGCAGCGGCCGCTGGGCGACGGTGTGGGGGCTCTCGCGTCACCAGTGGGGCGATGTACACCTGTGGCTGGCGGTGATCTTCCTCGCCATCGTCGCCCTGCACGTGGTGCTGCACTGGCGCTGGCTCGCCAGCATGATGAAGGGTGGTGCGCACCAGGCGCCGGGTTGGCGGCTGGTGCTGGGGCTGGTGAGTCTGCTCCTGATCATCGCCCTGGCCGTGGCGCCCTTCGTCACGGGGGTGGATGGCGGGGCGGTGATCGAACCGCGCGGGCCGTGGGGCGCGCGCTAGGGGTAGGGGTCGACGCTCAGGCCGAAGGCGTTGTCCCGGCACCAGTCGATGAAGTCGTCTGGCGCCAGCGGGCGATTGAAGTAAAAGCCCTGGGCGTAGTCGCAGTCCATGGCGCGCAGGGCCTGTGCCGTCCCCCGGTCTTCCACGCCCTCGGCGACCACATCCAGCCCGAGGCTGTGGGCCAGGTTGATGGTGGAGCGCACGATGATGAGATCCTGCTCGTCCTCCAGCATGCTGGACACGAAGGAACGGTCGATCTTCAGTGCGTGCAGAGGGAGGCGCTTGAGATAGGCCAGCGAGGAGTAGCCGGTACCGAAGTCGTCGATGGACAGGCGCACGCCGAAGGCGCCGATGCGCTGGATCTGCTCCAGCGCGCGGTCCGGGTCGCTCATCAGCGCGGTCTCGGTGATCTCGAGTTCCAGGCGTGAGGGGTCGGCCGGGTAGCGTTCGAAGAGTTCTTCCAGCCGGGTTCCGCAATTGTGGTCGAGCAGGTTGCGTACCGAGAGGTTGACGGAGACCGAGAGGTCCAGCCCGGCCTCGTGCCAGGCACGCAGCTGGATCAGCGCCTGGGTGACCACCTGCTCGGTGAGTGGCTGGATGAGGTCGCTCATCTCGGCGAGCGGGATGAAACGATCCGGCGGGATGATGCCCAGGCTGGGGTGATGCCAGCGCACCAGGGCCTCGCAGCCGATGATGCGCTGATGGGCGATATCGATCTTCGGCTGGTAGTGCAGCACGAGCTGGCCTTCGCGGATGGCCATGCCCAGCTCGCTCATCAGCGTGAGGCGCTCGGGGGTGTTGGCATCCAGTTCGGGCCGGTAGAGCGTGACCGCCACCGAGGTGCGTTTGGCGGCATACATGGCCACGTCCGCGCAACGCAGCAGGGCATGGCTGTCGGTGCCGTGTTCGGGATAGACCGCCACGCCGATGCTGCCACCGATCTCCAGGTTCATGCCGCCCGCCTGAAACGGCTGGCGCAGTGCGTCCACGACGGCCTCGGCCATGCGGGTCGCCTCGACGGCATCGTCGACGCGTGGCAGCAGGACGGCAAACTCGTCGCCACCCAGTCGGTAGCAGGAGGCAGACTGCCGATTCAGCGCCTGGCTGACACGCGGTCCGATGTGGCGCAGCAGGTCGTCACCGATCTTGTGTCCCAGGGTGTCGTTGACCTCCTTGAACCGGTCCAGGTCGAGCAGCAGCAGGGCCAGTTGCCGGCGTTCGTCATGCTGTCTCTCGATGGCGTCGCGGCAATCGTTGTGCAGGGCGGTACGGTTGAGCAGGCCGGTGAGCGGGTCGTGCAGTGCCTGGTAACGCAGGCCGTCGATATGCTGCACGTTGGCAATGGCCAGCGAGAGGGTGGTGCCGAGCGTACCCAGGGTGTCCAGGTCGGTTTCCTGTAACGGCATGGGTCCACGGAAGACCAGCGCCACCAGTCCCAGCATGTCACCGTGGGCGGCCAGCGGCAGCAGCGCGGCCGAGCGATAGCCGTCGGCGACGAGATGCTGCTTGATCTGGGGCTCGATACGCGAGTCGGCTTGGATATCCAGGCTCACCAGCAGCCGGCGTTCGCGTATGGCCAGTCCCGAGAGGGAGCCGTGTAGCGGCAGGGTGACACCGATGCCCCGCTCGACGGCGTTGAAGCCCCGCTCGTGCACCAGGCGCAGCGACTTTCTGTCCTCGCTCATGAGATAGAGTGCCACGTGCGGCGCCTGGCTCAGCCCGGTGAGCACGTCAACGGCCTCTTCGGCGATGCGACCGGTGTCGCGTATGCGGTGCAGCCGCATGGCCAGCCGGTTGATGAGTTCGAGCTGCTGGTTCTTTTGCTTCAGGGCCTGTTCGGACTCGCGCAGTGTCTGCTCCGAGCGCTTGCGCCGGGTGATGTCGCGCACGATGCCCTGCAGCAGCCGTTCGCCTTCGTAGTCGATGACACTCAGGCTCACCTCGGCGTCGAAGGTGCTGCCATCGCCCCGCTGGTGTTGCCATTCGAAGAACTGTGGTTCGCCCTTGTCCGCGGCCTGGATGTGTTCGCGGGCGCGCAGCGTGGATGGCTTGCCGTCCGGTTGTAGCGGTGGAGACAGCCTGTCCGGGTGAAGTCCGATGATCTCCTCGCGGCGCAGGCCGAACATGCTCAGTGCGCGCTGGTTGCAATCGATGATGCGGTCGCCCTTCATGATGAAGATGGTGTCGCCTGCCAGGTTGAACAGGGCGCTGTAACGCGAGAGGTTCTCGTGCAGCTCGTTGTCTATGTGGCGGCGTTCCAGTTCCAGGCCCGACCAGGCAGCGAAGACATGCAGGATGCGTACGACACGTTCCGGATTCTCGATGGGCTGATGGGTGATGCCGACCAGGATGCCCGCTGCCTGGTCCCGGGAATCGCGCAGGGCGATACCGACATAGCCCTCCACCTCGAGCTGTTTGAGCAGGTCGGCCTGCGGGAAGCGCTCACGCACCCCGTGCGGAATGATCAGTGTGGATTCCTGCAACGTGACGTCACAGGGAAGGTTGGGTAGCTCGTAGACCAGTTCGCCGCCCGACTTGCCATGCTGCGCCACGGCGAGGGTACGGATGCGTCTCGGGGTGCCGGCCTGCAGCGCACCGATGAAACACATGTCGAGTTTCAGGGCGCGGGCCAGGGTCGTGACCAGGTGTTCGAAGAAGCCGGGGCCGGAGGCAGCCGCCATTTTGCGGCTGAGATCGGCCAGCAGCTCCGTCTCCTCGCGGCTGATCCCGGCGCGATCCTGTCCCGGTGGCACCGTGTCGGTCATCCGGTCACCCGGGGGGTGGCAGGCAGTGCACAGGCGAGATGTGGGGGATGCGGGCACATGGCAACGATCATACGGGAAGAGGTGCTTTGGTTTGTAGTCCCGGGCGACAGTGTGCGAGTCGGTTTGGCATATCAGGAACTGCTGATGCGCAAGTGGATGATATGCAAGGCCTTCCGCCGGACCGCGGGTTTTGTCAATTGCCGGTTACGGGTGTAGATTCCGAACAGGGCAGTCGTCGGGGAGCGATGGATGATGGGCGCACAAAGATGGTCGGTTGTCTTGCTCATGCTGTTCGGCATGTCGGCGTCATGGGCGCAGACCATCGAGCTCCCGGTCAGGGACCGGGTGATGGCCCGGGCCGACTACCAGGCCGGCGAAAAGGGCCGCCCCGCCGTCCTCATCCTGCATGGCTTCCTGCAGACACGGGAGTTTTCCACCGTTCGCCGCCTGGGCGAGGCCGTCCACGAACGGGGTTACAGCGTGCTTTCCCCCACCCTGAGCCTGGGCATCGATGCGCGCCTGCAGAGCCTGCCCTGCGAGGCCATCCACACCCATGACATGGCGCAGTCCGTACAGGAGCTCGGGCTATGGGTGGAGTGGCTGGTGGCGCAGGGCCATGAGCATATCGTCCTCGTCGGGCACAGTGCCGGCAGTGCCACGCAGGTGGCCTATCTCGACGCTACGCCGCACCCGGCGGTCAGGCAGGCCATACTCCTGAGCCTGGTGGCCTTCGGGCCCGGGCCGCTGTCCTTCGAGACCGAGGCCCATGCCGAGGCGGCCCGGGCGGCACTGGCCGAGGGTGGCGCCACGGTAGGGGAATACGCCATGGCCTTCTGCCGCCAGTACCCGGCCACCCCGGCCAGCTTTCTCTCCTACTACGACTGGTCGCGCGCGCGGATCGGCGCGGCGCTGGGTCGAACGCGGATCCCCGTGCAGATCGTCATCGGTTCCGCCGACCAGCGCATGACGTCCGAGTGGGTGCGCATCATGCAGGACTCGCCGGCCGAACTGGTCGTGATCGAGGGGGCCAATCACTTCTTCCATGATGTCGCCGAGTTCGACCTGCTGGACGTGGTCGAGGGGTTGCTGCCGTGAGTGGACGACAGTGCCAGTACCGCGGAGCTGGAGCGGCGGCGTGCTGAAGCGCCTTCTTCGGCCCATCTCCCTGTCCGCCTATGCGGGCATCTACATCGTCCTCACGCTGGGGCTTTTCACCCTGCTGGGCTGGTTTACGCTCGAGCAGCTGGAGCGGGCCGACCGGGACATCCGCTCGGTGCAGCGCGAGGCGGCCGCGGAGGAGTTCGCCCAGGCCCTGCAGCAGGCGGCGCTGCGGGTCCGCACCGAGGCCCGCGGACTGGCCGAGTGGGACGAGGTGCGTCAGCAGCTGGCCGAGACC includes these proteins:
- a CDS encoding DUF4405 domain-containing protein, whose protein sequence is MKKPRINFLVDIAAFAAFVFMAATGVLLVYTLPPGSGRWATVWGLSRHQWGDVHLWLAVIFLAIVALHVVLHWRWLASMMKGGAHQAPGWRLVLGLVSLLLIIALAVAPFVTGVDGGAVIEPRGPWGAR
- a CDS encoding EAL domain-containing protein; its protein translation is MTDTVPPGQDRAGISREETELLADLSRKMAAASGPGFFEHLVTTLARALKLDMCFIGALQAGTPRRIRTLAVAQHGKSGGELVYELPNLPCDVTLQESTLIIPHGVRERFPQADLLKQLEVEGYVGIALRDSRDQAAGILVGITHQPIENPERVVRILHVFAAWSGLELERRHIDNELHENLSRYSALFNLAGDTIFIMKGDRIIDCNQRALSMFGLRREEIIGLHPDRLSPPLQPDGKPSTLRAREHIQAADKGEPQFFEWQHQRGDGSTFDAEVSLSVIDYEGERLLQGIVRDITRRKRSEQTLRESEQALKQKNQQLELINRLAMRLHRIRDTGRIAEEAVDVLTGLSQAPHVALYLMSEDRKSLRLVHERGFNAVERGIGVTLPLHGSLSGLAIRERRLLVSLDIQADSRIEPQIKQHLVADGYRSAALLPLAAHGDMLGLVALVFRGPMPLQETDLDTLGTLGTTLSLAIANVQHIDGLRYQALHDPLTGLLNRTALHNDCRDAIERQHDERRQLALLLLDLDRFKEVNDTLGHKIGDDLLRHIGPRVSQALNRQSASCYRLGGDEFAVLLPRVDDAVEATRMAEAVVDALRQPFQAGGMNLEIGGSIGVAVYPEHGTDSHALLRCADVAMYAAKRTSVAVTLYRPELDANTPERLTLMSELGMAIREGQLVLHYQPKIDIAHQRIIGCEALVRWHHPSLGIIPPDRFIPLAEMSDLIQPLTEQVVTQALIQLRAWHEAGLDLSVSVNLSVRNLLDHNCGTRLEELFERYPADPSRLELEITETALMSDPDRALEQIQRIGAFGVRLSIDDFGTGYSSLAYLKRLPLHALKIDRSFVSSMLEDEQDLIIVRSTINLAHSLGLDVVAEGVEDRGTAQALRAMDCDYAQGFYFNRPLAPDDFIDWCRDNAFGLSVDPYP
- a CDS encoding alpha/beta fold hydrolase, yielding MARADYQAGEKGRPAVLILHGFLQTREFSTVRRLGEAVHERGYSVLSPTLSLGIDARLQSLPCEAIHTHDMAQSVQELGLWVEWLVAQGHEHIVLVGHSAGSATQVAYLDATPHPAVRQAILLSLVAFGPGPLSFETEAHAEAARAALAEGGATVGEYAMAFCRQYPATPASFLSYYDWSRARIGAALGRTRIPVQIVIGSADQRMTSEWVRIMQDSPAELVVIEGANHFFHDVAEFDLLDVVEGLLP